CACCTTTTGCCTGGATGCAGCTCCTTTGGTAAGAAGAGAGAGTAATTAAGGCAGTGTTTAAGGGCGGTGGTTCTTAATATGGGGTCCTCCCAATGTTGcaggactataactcccagcaatCAACTGctgcgagttgtagttcagcaacgtctggcgGGCCCCACATTAAGAGCCGATGTTGTAGGGGATGCAAGGATGCCTGGGTTGAGATTTGTCTCTGCTCGCTCAGAAAGGGCCTTCAAGGAGTCCTACTTCTCCCACCTACGTCATGGAAATCCGGATTCTGACCCACCCCGGAGGGCGGTTGTGAGGACTGCAGAGATCCAAGCATTTTACAGGCAATAACTCTGGAAAGGCAGAGGACAAACCAAGTATTCTCCTTCAAAGGGAAACACAAAATCCGTAAGGGCGGCCGTGTGGCTCTGCGAACGGGGCAgcgaggcacctttttaacgtggtggttctcttgattgagcaggggggagagcggctggccctctccacccccagcacagcatccctccagtgactgtggctggtgtcccTCTTATGGTTTcttgttagactgtgagccctttgtggacagggagccatcttattatttctctgtggaaaccgctttggaaacctttgttgaaaagcggtatacaagtTTCTGTTGTTGCTGTCGTCTAGGGGTCAGCCTTTTCCTCCAGGATTAGCCGTGCCCCGATTCATTCCGACACGACAGCAGCCAGTCCGAAGCGGAAATAGCCCAGACCCTAATCAAAAAGCTTGAGGAGACCTAAGAAAGAGCCAATGTCCTGAAGAGATATTCTTCATCTCTCTGAAGGtgtcctctaaggcagggattctcaacgttgggtcgccagatgttattggacttcagctcccataatccccaaccaaaggccactggggctgggggttatgggagttgaagtccaataacatctagggacccaacgttgagaatccctgctctaaggcttAATTCTAAGTGAGGTATTTTGATATAAACCCAACGGCCGCCCATCGATACAAGATTCTTCCAAGTTTTCGGCAGTGTTGcctgtcacagggattcccagatgttgttgactacagctcccacaatccccagccgcCATGGCccttggattatgggagttgtagtctacaacatctgggatggGAATCCCTGTGTCTGGCAACACTCGTCAAAAGCAGCCTGGAAATCTAAAAATGCGACATAAAAGGAACTCTTGGGTTTACTGGTATATTTCTCTACCAGTTGCTGAAGAATAATGCTCTGGTGTCCATAACAGATCTTCCCTGCCGAAAATCCACCTGTCCATCAGCaattgcatttccccctcccGGCCAGTGCGATTCCCACTCGGCTCGGATTCTGTTTCTTTCCGTCCAGATTTCCAaccccaggaaaaaaaaaactcACCGTCTGCATTTTCCACTGGGTCGCCGCAGCCTCCTGAACCAGCCGATTCAGGCAGGCCAGCAAGGAGGTTGTCGCCTCCTCCTTCCGAGTGCTGCGTTTCCCAATACTCCAGTTCCTTGCGCAGGGCCTGGTTTTCCTGGAGGAGCCGGGCAAGAGAGGCCTCCAGCTGCAGACAGAAGGCAGGAGGAGAGGCAGAGAAGTCACTGGTGGAAATGAGTTCCGTAGCCTCCATCCCATGTGCGTTACATTAAGCacgcctttggggctgggcccaGCAGCTCTGCTCCAAATAGCAGCAACAAAGAGGGAGATACTGGAGCCgcactggggtgggggctttTTTGCCCCACCCTAGCCCTGACCCAGATGAGAGCACTCCCACACCTGTTAGCCCCGGAGAGGAAGTTCCCACGACTTCGAGAAAGGGCAAAAGAGCAGTGCACAGGCACCACACCGCACCAAATGCTGGGCACCATATGGCCATTCCAACAAGAAGTTTCCAGCCCTCATGAAGGCAGAGGGGTTCTGAACGCTTTAATTGGCATGGCATTTTCAGCGGGCAGAATGCCACCTCGATCTATGTGGCGGGGTTCCCCCCCCTATTTTCATTTTcctattattttaatttgttttctatttggggtttttttggccccGTTTTTAATATTCCATTACTTGGTTACAttttaatatgtattttattATCTACTACACACATCCTTGCCTAGTCACCTCATGCGTCTGAGGGAGTGGAGTGGAGTTGGTGCTGTCCGCAAATTCATCCCACACGAACATTAAATTAAACCCTGATGTGTTCCCTATATCCTCTGTCCTTAAGACACCCCCACCCACACCAATACCGTGCCAATTAACACTTCCAAATCTCTCTGCCTTCATGAGGGCCAGAAACTTGGTCTCTGGCTTCAGTTCGTCACACAACGCCCCCAGCAGTCTGTGCCGAGACGATCTTACTTGTTCCTGTCCGGCAAACTGCCTCCTCTCCTCCGCTCCTCCAGGACATCCTGCTCGGCTCGTTTCGCCAGAGTATCCCTCGCCTCCCTCTGTCCGGGCCGGTGGCTTGTCCGCGGGGGCCTCCGCCGTCTGGCCACCTTCGCACAGCCCTGGCACACCGGTGGGTGTGGCTGGGTGGGGCTCTCCTGCCCGCTGCCCCAGCAGAACCCGCAGCCTCCGGCTCTCCGCGTGGGCCTCCTCCAGCGCCTTCTGGGCCTCCTCCAGCGCCTCGCTCAGGCTCTGCGTCAGCCGCGCCTTCTCCTCCGCGTCCGCCAAGAGCTCTTCCATGTGGCAGCTCTGGGCCTCCATGGCTTGTGCCAACCGATCCGTCTGCATCCCCAGCGTGGCCTGCAGGCTCTGGAGCTTCCGCTGGGCCAAGCCCGCTTCGGCCTCCGCTTCGGCCTTCCCAGCAGCCAAGGCTCGGAGCTCCTCTCTCAGGGCCTCCAGGCCTCCCTGCTTGGCCAAAGCCTCGGGCTGGCTGCCCTCTTCCCGCCTTTCTGCGCCTGCTCTGgcctcccctgcttgctgcctCGCTTCCTCAGGCCCCGTCTCGGCCTCCTCCCCTCCAGCCTCTCCTGACCCCCCACCGCCCCGGGCCAGCGCTTCATCCCCAAGTGGGTCACCGCCGCCCCGGATATCCGCAGCCTCTTTCCCCTGGGGCTGCAATGCCGGCgccggcttctccgaggccaagGCCTGAGACCTCTTCTGCCGCCAGCAGGTCTCCAGGAGGGACTTGCGCTGACTCTCGGACGCATCCAGGCGCCGCCGGAGGGTCAGCACCTCGGCTTTGAGAGCCTGCAGCTCCTCCCAGCGATGCTCGGAGCTTGGGGGTCGGGGACTCGGGACTGGAATGCCTGGGAAAGACGACAGACGACAGCTCAGGGTGCTAGTCCTTATGGGTGTGGAGCAGGTCATGCATCATGGAGGTCTCCGCCTCTTGTCCGCCATCTTCCACAACAAGCAGAGAGCCTCTCCCTGGCATCAGGCAAGGCCTGGGGAGACTCGGGTTCAAATCTACACTCGGAATGGGCGATATTATTGGACCAGACACTCTCTTcaaactaacctacctcacagggctgttgtcagGTTCAAGGGGGAGGGATTTATACTCCACACTCTgagctcttaggaacataggaagctgccatatgcaactagagtggaccctgcttagctgaggggacaagtcatgcttgctcccaccagaccagctctcctctctctttttggaaGAGAGGCAGGGTAACTACTGCTGTTTCATGCACCTACCTGTATCTCACACCTCTTTGTAACCCCCTCCTGCTAAACGTATTTGTATAAAATCCTGGattttaggaacagaggaagcggccacatactaaatcagaccactggtccatctagctcagtattgtcttcacaggaatctcactcagtattgtcttcacaggaatctcactcagccctgtcttggagatgctgccagggagggaacttgggaccttcttctgctcttcccagagcggctccatcatccccggAGGGGGGAATCActtgcagtgctcaaacttctagtccccctttcatatgcaaccagggtggaccctgcttagctaaggggaccagtcctgtttgctaccaccagcccagctctgagtggtagtccagcatctgggggacccaaggtTCAGAGTCCCAGCAAACGCAGTTCGGACTGCAAACCTGGGCAGCCAGACAGCCAGCCCCGCCCACACCAACCCGAACATGGTCCCACCTTTTAGCTTGCCGGTAGCGCCCCGTTTCTCCGCCGGCTGCTCCAGACGGGATGAGCTGGCACTCCGACGGCCGCTTCCTGGGGGCATCGTTTCCAACCCCACCGGGCCCTGTTTGGGAATGGAGCACAGCAGGAGTTTTAAGAGCTGTGCATCCAAGCTCAGGgaaaagggagcccagccctgagGCTGGCTTAGCCAAGAGGGCAGGGTTGTCCCGTCCAGGGTGGCCAAGCGCTAACTCTGCTCAGCCCCACTGCAAAAGAGACCCACCGTGTGCTGCTCCCGGCTTCGGCGCTGGCCGCTCACGTCCTCGGAGCGCCGCCTTCCCCTGCATTCCAGGGGGCCAACCTGAGACAGGAAAAAGCACCCGATCAGGAGGAGGGAGTAACCGCACCAAATTTCAGCCCCCCAAAACTCACTCTCCCATCCCCACAACTGCAGAgagctttgagagagagagacagagacaggcgGCCTTTGACAGCTGCAGACAGAACTCTATGCAAGTATTACCTGGGTCCCAGAAGGATGCAGTTAATGAGAAAGAATAATATAAATTTACTGTTGATGAACAGCAGAGAAATACATTTCGGCTTCCACTGTCTTCAGATGCTATAGGAAAAGCACAGCACCTGCAGTAACGGTTATGGAGTGTGCATGGTCTAGGAGATTAAAATACCAAATAGAGACGTTTCCTGGCTAGCCGTAGGAATGACCCATAAATAAAGCCTCCGTGTGCCAAAGCAGTATACCCCTGGATGCAACATGCTGGGGATGTCTGTCTGTCACCTCTTTGTTTCTACCCGGCCTGTGTTGAAGACCAAATATGTAGGGCTAGATGATTTGATCCACCCAGGGTTGATGCTCATGTATCCACTTCTGGAAATTAAAATAGGCAGTGCCAATAAAATGCTCCCAATTCTTTCAGTCACCGCTGCCGCAAACATTGTTTCATCTCTCTCCTTCATGGATATGAATGCACTGTTTTTAACACTCTTTGTCAGAGATGCATCTAACCCAGCTTTCTGTCTCCAACAGGGATCAACCTCTAGGAAGCTCACTGGTCAGGGATGCTAATGGTTAATCCAAGACTTCCCACAGGCATTACTGGGGTACTTTAAGAGTGTTAATTGTATTCTCCAAGGGACTAGGGGTCTGTGAGGACAAGACTAAAACAAGGAAGCAGactcaggctagacattaggaggcgTTTCCTGActgcaagagctgtttgacagtggaactgcTTGCCACATGAAGCAGTGTGCTCTCTccgctggaggtttccaaacagaggctgggcggCCCTCCGTCAGGGAGTCTCCATCAGGGagaccagggctgctccacttcggccctcctgcagaggttggcctacaactcccataatccctggctactgcggctggggattatgggagttgtagtccaaaaacagctgaggcggggcctaagttgagcaggcctgccgtaGAAGCTTCCTGCGCTGAGCTCTGCCTCCCCGCAACTGCCCGGCTCTTGCTAACTGAAGCTAGTCAGGCCGTGAAGAGGTTGTCTGGCTGGCCCGTCCTGGCTAGAAATGGCCAAAGGAATTAAAAGTTCCACTGTGCCACCGCTCAGCACCAGCAGCGCTTTCCCCCGCTCTGCACACATAAGGGCTCTAGCGAGGGGTCCGTGGCAAGGATCTCAGGGCCACACATGGCCGCTGACGCCTGCTTTTCGGCGGCCCAGACAAAGCAACCCTGCAGGCAGCGTCTCCTACGCGGACCTGTCCAGACACCACAGCGGCTGCCAGGACCCTCTCGAACCGTTCCCGACCAGGAGCTTGTAAAAAGGCACTTTGCTGATGAGCCTGCAGCCtcgtaaaaaaaaaatcccccgcTGCGGATCGGGCGGCGACAGGGGTGGCTTCCGCCGAACCGAAGACGGGCGATCATTAACGATCCGAATTAACTTCGTCCGCTCAGGAAGGGAGGCGAGCCGGGGCCTCATAAAAGCTGTCAGGCTGCGCATGAGGGACGGAGCCCGTTTCAGCCCGGGAGCTGGATGACCCACCGTGATCCCCACTCCGCGTTCCGTGGGGCAGGGACTGACGCATAGGAAAGGaaacttcctttcctctccccttggCAAGCTGCCCTTCCCTCAGTCCTGATGGATGCTGCATGCACCAAGCCTGGGCCCTCCCTCCTCAGCCTCTGGCAGGCAGACGTCTTaaccaggggcaggcaacctctCGCCCTCCCgctgccgaactacaactcccatcatccccagctgcgtTGTATTGGGCTGGGTTGCCCAAGGTTGCCTCCCCCCCGGCCTAAACCAAGAGGTCCGAGAGCAGCCCAGAAGCCTGCATTCCCTGCCTTGCGGTCCTAGATGCCCAGGTAGGAAAggccctctgtgcatgctcaggagAAGCCTCGCCACTGCTTTTCAAACATGGCTTTGAATCCCCAAAGCAGGCCACCTCTCACAACAGTTCAGCAAGCCctacaccgggggtggggggcacccagCCTCCTGGGACTCAGCTCACCTCCGAGGGGTCCTCCCGGTGCTTTTTCCACTGGGCCAGTTCGGCCCGAGTCAGTTCCAGCTGCCCCTGCAGGTTCCAgagttctttctccttctcttgcaCCTGGGCCTCTGCTTTGAGAAGCGCCTGTCTCAGTTCTGAGGGTCAGGAAAGAGAAGCACAGCATAGGTGGTAGGGTCGGAGAGAGAAGTAGAGtgaagcccccgccccccccaaaaatcTTCCCTCCAGAAAAAGGAAGAGGGCAAACTTAAAAGCATCGGCCCCcaagagtcctgtggcaccttaaagacaaacACACTAAGGCCAAAGATTCAGGCTGCCTGCACCCTTCCAAACCTGGAGGACTGAGCCGGATTCCTGGGGGCTGTGCCtatcccctgctgccaccccacagtgGAAGCAGAATAAAGGGTCCCATTCCGACTACCGCGTGCCACTCCCAAGCAAGATCGCGGTGGAAAGGTGCCCTGCAGGCGGCTCGAACAAGTGAGCCCAGCTGCACAGAAGAGCCCCAAAGTAGCTCCAATACCTTCGTTGTCGTTCTGCAGCCCGTCTCCtgcggaggtcacttctggcccctctgggggggccccttcGCCATTCTCCGTGGGCACAGGGCTGCCAGGCGGGGCACTGGGGCAGGCGGCCGCTTGCTGCTGCCAGCAGGTCATGGGGCTGTCCTTCCCCCAGGCACCCCGAAGCGGAGGGCAACTGGACTGAAAGTgatggaaagagagagggggggaaagggagcgTTTCGTGGTTCAAGGACTCCTTCTGAAGCACTGGCGGAATTAAGCCGGGCCGGGGTAGCGGGGCGTTTCCTGTACTCACGTTTGTTCTGCCCGCCAGGGCTCTGCTGGGGTCTGCTTTGGCTTCCGTCCCACCTGCAGGACAGACGCACAGGATTTCTGGGGGACCCGGCTGCAGCCTGCAGGTCTGAACTAGACTCTGCTTTTGCAAGTCAAAGGCTCGGGCGC
The Hemicordylus capensis ecotype Gifberg chromosome 14, rHemCap1.1.pri, whole genome shotgun sequence genome window above contains:
- the LOC128337063 gene encoding uncharacterized protein LOC128337063; the protein is MSWPGEEWKVGLPAQALRAIAEVEQRLERAQKERQQKQVQLDTLEAVMHKQKQKHAEEKASGALLSQQNRGLAEACEQTERARQRLAQELQAKEAQLSCLEAQLAQAARHQAELEEELRRCQVELNRLQSRSHLVLLPSRWGSAMQWAEGGTEAKADPSRALAGRTNSSCPPLRGAWGKDSPMTCWQQQAAACPSAPPGSPVPTENGEGAPPEGPEVTSAGDGLQNDNEELRQALLKAEAQVQEKEKELWNLQGQLELTRAELAQWKKHREDPSEVGPLECRGRRRSEDVSGQRRSREQHTGPVGLETMPPGSGRRSASSSRLEQPAEKRGATGKLKGIPVPSPRPPSSEHRWEELQALKAEVLTLRRRLDASESQRKSLLETCWRQKRSQALASEKPAPALQPQGKEAADIRGGGDPLGDEALARGGGGSGEAGGEEAETGPEEARQQAGEARAGAERREEGSQPEALAKQGGLEALREELRALAAGKAEAEAEAGLAQRKLQSLQATLGMQTDRLAQAMEAQSCHMEELLADAEEKARLTQSLSEALEEAQKALEEAHAESRRLRVLLGQRAGEPHPATPTGVPGLCEGGQTAEAPADKPPARTEGGEGYSGETSRAGCPGGAEERRQFAGQEQLEASLARLLQENQALRKELEYWETQHSEGGGDNLLAGLPESAGSGGCGDPVENADVLEAAQKKELPSQGSRRDAQTQTEGLEGAHRRRKMRASSVAFDDTQYEPYGLPEVVMKGFADIPSGPSCPHVLRRGILGSASVARLAPRAEPEEDSPETEEGTGV